The [Bacillus] selenitireducens MLS10 genome includes a region encoding these proteins:
- a CDS encoding sensor histidine kinase: MRASLRLKTWFFIVLFTLTSMVSLVFLTNYLYESFYLTHQTEQLEGRGNNLAQVYYQAETPEQLDYFYDLAEFMARCAVANIQITDMGEFNSRIPRSVPLQEDEFALTDFENEQLTAGETIRFTREGYEKDHLIIMLPLMEEGDAGPQGIITISTAVNAAFSPFESLRGILFLSMGVAFVVIVFVLHKMTNYVIDPIRRMIAASKSWGEGDFSQKVDVKTTDEIGQLADAFNQMTYSLDEADKKKQEFLGNVSHELRTPLSYLKGYSEVLLEKHRKGEALDEKHIEKIQAEGNRMEKLIHDLLDLARLEGDTYPMDKMPMPLAQLVEDVCERMNLIAEKDDVTVNLELDYGIIIEGDESRLEQVISNLIENAIRYGKQGKQIDVSLEQADGKAVLRVRDYGAGMPPETLTRLTERFYRVDRTRSKQLGGTGLGLTIVNEIVKKHDGQLSFESVEGEGATAIVQIPCFDDEMN, encoded by the coding sequence ATGAGAGCAAGTCTCAGGTTAAAGACCTGGTTTTTTATTGTGTTATTCACCCTGACATCGATGGTGAGTCTCGTTTTTTTGACAAACTACCTGTATGAATCCTTTTATCTTACTCACCAGACTGAACAGCTTGAGGGGCGCGGCAATAATCTCGCCCAAGTGTATTATCAAGCTGAAACGCCTGAACAGCTGGATTATTTTTATGATTTGGCGGAGTTTATGGCCCGCTGTGCTGTTGCTAATATACAGATCACTGACATGGGGGAGTTTAACAGTCGGATTCCGAGATCAGTCCCTTTACAGGAAGATGAATTTGCACTCACTGATTTCGAAAATGAGCAGCTCACGGCCGGAGAGACGATCCGGTTTACTAGAGAAGGGTATGAAAAGGATCATTTGATCATCATGTTGCCCCTCATGGAAGAAGGAGATGCCGGACCTCAAGGGATCATCACCATTTCCACTGCTGTGAATGCTGCATTCTCCCCTTTCGAATCGCTCAGAGGCATCCTGTTTTTGTCGATGGGGGTGGCGTTTGTCGTCATTGTCTTTGTTCTGCATAAGATGACGAATTATGTGATCGATCCGATCAGAAGGATGATCGCAGCATCGAAAAGCTGGGGAGAAGGCGATTTTTCGCAAAAGGTCGATGTGAAAACAACCGATGAGATCGGTCAGCTTGCCGATGCCTTTAACCAGATGACATATTCTCTTGATGAAGCGGATAAAAAGAAACAGGAGTTCCTCGGGAATGTGTCGCATGAACTGAGGACACCATTGAGTTATTTAAAAGGGTACTCGGAAGTGCTCCTCGAGAAACATCGCAAAGGTGAAGCGTTGGACGAGAAGCATATTGAAAAAATTCAGGCTGAGGGGAACCGTATGGAAAAGTTGATCCATGACCTCTTGGATTTAGCAAGGCTTGAAGGAGATACCTATCCGATGGATAAAATGCCGATGCCACTTGCCCAGCTTGTCGAAGATGTGTGTGAACGGATGAACCTTATCGCTGAAAAGGATGATGTGACTGTAAATTTGGAACTCGATTATGGTATTATCATAGAAGGTGATGAAAGCAGACTCGAACAGGTGATCAGTAACCTGATTGAAAATGCGATCCGCTATGGAAAGCAGGGAAAACAGATTGATGTCAGTCTTGAACAGGCTGATGGAAAAGCAGTTTTGAGAGTCAGAGATTACGGGGCAGGTATGCCTCCGGAAACACTGACCAGACTGACAGAGCGTTTCTACCGGGTAGACCGCACGAGGTCGAAACAGCTTGGAGGAACAGGTCTCGGTTTGACGATCGTCAATGAAATTGTCAAAAAACATGATGGCCAGCTTTCCTTTGAATCTGTCGAAGGAGAGGGAGCAACAGCAATTGTACAAATCCCCTGTTTTGACGATGAAATGAACTAG
- a CDS encoding TetR/AcrR family transcriptional regulator — MEMTLTASVKPSTEEIIMETAIELIEQKGYNGVSTKEIAQAAGFSEMTLFRHFGTKQGLLDKAIVYNNYLVDMKEALFDSVTYNLREDLKRVSALYHEYNGRNAKLVLIAFQERHQHPQIGEAVSQNPKQLKQYLIAYLKEMQDRGLVDAGICPETQTMNFLWMNLGYFLSHHIGGRVVAEVDLAHFIEQSVDTFVHALTPCQPGEIKRNL, encoded by the coding sequence ATGGAGATGACATTAACAGCATCGGTAAAACCGAGCACAGAAGAGATCATCATGGAAACAGCCATCGAATTGATAGAACAAAAAGGATATAACGGTGTTTCCACCAAAGAAATCGCCCAGGCAGCAGGATTTTCCGAAATGACCTTATTCCGTCATTTTGGGACAAAGCAGGGTCTCCTGGATAAAGCGATTGTCTATAATAATTATCTTGTCGATATGAAAGAAGCGCTGTTTGATTCGGTGACATACAACCTCAGAGAAGATCTGAAACGGGTCAGTGCTCTGTATCATGAGTACAATGGACGCAATGCCAAGCTTGTGCTGATTGCCTTTCAGGAGCGCCATCAGCATCCACAGATTGGAGAGGCTGTTTCGCAGAACCCGAAACAGCTCAAACAGTATCTGATAGCTTATTTAAAGGAGATGCAGGACCGTGGGCTTGTTGATGCAGGCATTTGTCCGGAGACGCAGACGATGAATTTTCTCTGGATGAACCTGGGCTACTTTTTGAGCCATCACATCGGAGGCCGCGTTGTCGCTGAAGTGGATTTGGCGCATTTTATTGAACAGAGCGTTGACACATTCGTCCATGCGTTAACACCCTGTCAGCCTGGTGAAATCAAGCGAAATCTGTAA
- a CDS encoding GIY-YIG nuclease family protein, with protein MNKSKPTLYLVLFRCDREAMVKVGALGDVSISPGYYVYAGSAKRNLTARLKRHRKLQKPFRWHIDYLRPHLVWVRSFQLTEHEGECALVRAFCLVTGATAVQKGLGSSDCRCEAHVLKLPQKEPAEWDPAGFSERWNAAGTAAFGSNHHD; from the coding sequence ATGAACAAGAGTAAACCGACCCTCTATCTGGTTTTGTTCCGGTGCGACCGCGAGGCCATGGTCAAAGTCGGCGCCCTCGGAGACGTGTCAATCAGTCCGGGGTATTATGTCTATGCAGGTTCTGCCAAGAGGAACCTGACTGCGCGACTGAAACGGCACCGCAAACTCCAAAAACCGTTTCGCTGGCATATTGACTATCTTCGTCCTCATCTTGTCTGGGTCCGTTCGTTTCAACTCACTGAACACGAGGGAGAGTGCGCGCTTGTCAGAGCCTTTTGTCTGGTGACCGGAGCCACTGCCGTGCAAAAAGGACTCGGATCATCCGACTGCCGCTGTGAGGCACATGTTTTGAAACTGCCACAAAAAGAACCGGCCGAATGGGATCCGGCCGGATTTTCAGAACGATGGAATGCCGCAGGTACAGCGGCATTTGGAAGTAATCATCATGATTGA
- a CDS encoding 4a-hydroxytetrahydrobiopterin dehydratase yields the protein MLLTKEDVQASLKDSNGWTLTGDIWITKEFTFSTFLKAVEFVNQIADVAEDRQHHPHITLDYNKVKVALSTHDEGGLTQKDFDSAMAYDKTAEKL from the coding sequence ATGCTTTTGACGAAAGAAGATGTACAGGCAAGTCTTAAAGATTCAAATGGCTGGACCCTTACAGGGGATATCTGGATCACCAAAGAATTCACATTTTCCACGTTTCTGAAAGCTGTAGAATTTGTCAATCAGATTGCAGATGTTGCAGAAGATCGTCAGCATCACCCTCATATTACCCTTGATTATAATAAAGTGAAGGTCGCCCTCAGTACGCATGATGAAGGCGGCTTAACCCAAAAAGATTTTGACTCGGCAATGGCTTATGACAAAACTGCTGAAAAACTGTAA
- a CDS encoding efflux RND transporter permease subunit: MRNIIGFSIRRPVFTLVSMTLFLLLGFVSLTNIPLKLIPDIDPPIAVVVTSYDQAGPQEVVDRVTTPMENSLSTIQGLNNISSTSSEGSSLVLLEFSWTTSIEDVENDIVQRMNQTPLPSGAGNPQFLKFDPSQIPIIQLSLSNLGDDNDNFSELVNDLENELLRIDGIGNIDLLGDAIEEIDIRLDQQLLEDHNLTQQEVVQTLQSHNVTAPGGVVSNNGSDISTRILFELNSLEDVENIVLTVDPESEDEITLADVGDVSISPEPIDTITRTNQEDAILMNVQQQSDANTANVARAFTERLDELLEEDRYSDIEQAILFNQGEYVDEAIASVALALVAGGLIAMIVLFLFLRNFKTPLLIGIAIPFSVIVTFVLLYFTNFSLNIMTLGGLALGIGMLVDNAIVVIENIYRHLNMKKSPKQAALDGASEVATAITASTLTTVSVFLPVVFISGIVGNLFREFALTVAFSLLASLLVALTVVPMLAGKWLKTPTEDIEQKREKSRFVQTFERSARWSLRHRFMVIFLTVLLLVAGAFGISTVGVQFLPATDEGFFQIEIENEAGTPIETTFENVEEIEEILDNESDVLHYTSVTGSSGQQGPGGAANGSGNEAVIYVTMVPLDERTISTMDFSDDIRRDVERAVPDGEVSITMDASFGSDPNTFSFDLNDSNPVQLEETARDLYEEFEDMSEFTEISYSLEETIMELQLQIDEEAARDAGLTPAQIANTVNDITAGVTATQVVTDENQVLEVQVRFDETYTDTVEALENLRLRNGEGTFIELSELAEFEEGESPETINRMNLEESIQFTLTYSTGNTLNEINDLVTDTVDSYGLPDETSISYTGDQQLLEDAISDLTLALILAVVFVYLVMAAQFESLRYPFVIMFTVPLVVIGVAIALTVTRTPVSITAIIGIIVLVGIVVNNAIVLVDYINQRKLAGMKSMDAIVRGVKDRARPILMTASTTILALFPLALGFGEGSEIQQPMAITVIGGMISATFLTLFLIPVLYSFLDKDTRYLNRKYMTPDGQLVPAYLLEEAYTADQGSERKHFPPRSEAVPQTRPEPASDFSDFYRPAKERPVKEDRLSETWYDETDQKDPFPQPEPDSNERGYEEEPFMYEDGIADKLPPRKARHSDREISNEDIMKLLQELKERDNRNDRNK, encoded by the coding sequence ATGAGAAATATAATCGGATTTTCCATCAGACGGCCGGTTTTTACGCTGGTCAGCATGACACTGTTTTTACTGCTTGGCTTCGTATCACTGACCAACATCCCGTTAAAGCTTATCCCGGATATTGATCCGCCCATTGCAGTTGTCGTAACCAGTTATGATCAGGCGGGTCCTCAGGAAGTTGTGGACCGGGTCACGACGCCAATGGAGAACAGTCTCTCTACCATTCAGGGGCTGAATAATATCAGTTCGACGTCTTCAGAAGGATCATCCCTTGTTCTGTTGGAGTTTTCCTGGACCACGTCGATTGAAGATGTCGAAAATGATATCGTGCAGCGTATGAATCAGACGCCGCTTCCGAGTGGGGCGGGTAATCCGCAGTTTCTGAAATTTGATCCGTCACAGATCCCGATTATTCAGTTGTCTCTGTCGAACCTGGGAGATGATAATGACAACTTCAGTGAACTCGTGAATGACCTTGAAAATGAACTTTTGAGAATCGACGGCATCGGCAATATTGATTTGCTCGGAGATGCAATTGAGGAAATTGATATCCGACTCGACCAGCAGTTGCTTGAAGACCACAACCTGACGCAGCAGGAAGTAGTGCAAACTCTGCAGAGCCATAATGTGACGGCGCCTGGTGGGGTTGTCTCAAATAATGGATCGGATATTTCCACCCGGATTCTTTTTGAACTAAATTCTCTTGAAGATGTGGAGAATATCGTACTCACAGTTGATCCAGAATCGGAAGATGAGATTACCTTAGCCGATGTCGGGGACGTCAGCATCAGTCCGGAGCCAATCGATACGATTACGAGGACAAACCAGGAAGATGCCATTCTGATGAATGTGCAACAGCAGTCTGACGCCAATACAGCCAACGTCGCCCGTGCATTCACAGAGCGTCTGGACGAACTTCTCGAAGAGGACAGATACAGCGATATCGAGCAGGCGATTCTCTTTAACCAGGGGGAGTATGTGGATGAGGCCATTGCCAGTGTCGCCCTTGCGCTCGTTGCCGGTGGACTGATTGCCATGATTGTTCTGTTCTTATTCTTAAGAAACTTCAAGACGCCGCTTCTGATCGGCATTGCCATACCATTCTCTGTTATTGTGACGTTCGTACTGCTTTACTTTACGAACTTCTCGCTGAACATCATGACCCTCGGCGGTTTGGCATTGGGTATTGGTATGCTGGTCGATAATGCGATCGTTGTCATTGAGAATATTTACAGGCATTTAAACATGAAAAAATCGCCGAAACAGGCGGCTCTTGACGGGGCCAGTGAAGTGGCAACGGCGATTACGGCATCGACGTTGACGACGGTTTCTGTTTTCCTCCCAGTTGTGTTTATCAGCGGAATTGTCGGAAACCTGTTCAGGGAATTTGCCCTGACGGTGGCTTTTAGTCTCCTTGCGTCCCTTCTTGTTGCATTGACAGTTGTACCGATGCTTGCAGGAAAATGGCTTAAGACACCGACAGAGGATATCGAACAGAAGCGAGAGAAATCACGATTTGTGCAGACCTTTGAACGTTCAGCAAGATGGTCGTTACGGCACCGTTTTATGGTCATCTTTTTAACGGTCCTTCTGCTTGTTGCGGGTGCTTTTGGCATCAGCACCGTCGGAGTTCAGTTCCTGCCGGCGACTGATGAGGGCTTTTTCCAGATCGAGATTGAGAATGAAGCCGGGACACCAATTGAGACGACGTTTGAGAATGTGGAAGAAATAGAAGAGATCTTGGATAATGAATCGGATGTACTTCACTATACATCCGTAACCGGTTCGAGTGGCCAGCAGGGTCCTGGTGGAGCTGCGAATGGTTCGGGCAATGAAGCGGTCATCTACGTTACGATGGTACCGCTTGATGAACGGACGATTTCAACGATGGATTTTTCTGATGACATCCGCCGTGATGTAGAACGTGCCGTACCGGATGGGGAAGTGTCCATTACGATGGATGCATCCTTTGGTTCTGATCCGAATACGTTCTCCTTTGACCTAAACGATTCCAATCCCGTTCAGCTTGAAGAAACGGCTCGGGATTTATATGAAGAATTCGAGGATATGAGTGAATTTACAGAAATCTCTTATTCTCTTGAGGAAACAATAATGGAGCTTCAGCTTCAGATCGATGAAGAGGCAGCCCGTGATGCGGGACTTACACCTGCACAGATCGCAAACACGGTCAATGATATTACAGCCGGGGTGACGGCGACGCAGGTCGTCACTGATGAGAACCAGGTCCTTGAAGTGCAGGTCCGCTTCGATGAGACCTATACAGATACGGTGGAAGCCCTCGAGAATCTAAGGCTTCGAAACGGCGAGGGGACGTTCATTGAATTGTCTGAGCTTGCGGAATTCGAAGAAGGGGAGTCGCCGGAAACCATCAACCGGATGAATCTCGAAGAATCCATTCAGTTCACGTTGACTTATTCAACAGGCAATACGCTGAATGAGATCAATGATCTGGTGACGGATACCGTGGACAGCTACGGTTTGCCGGATGAGACCTCAATCTCTTATACCGGAGATCAACAGCTCCTTGAAGATGCCATTTCGGATCTCACACTGGCATTGATACTCGCAGTTGTGTTTGTCTATCTTGTCATGGCAGCACAGTTTGAATCGCTCCGATACCCGTTTGTGATCATGTTTACCGTACCGCTTGTTGTCATTGGTGTTGCGATTGCTCTGACTGTAACAAGGACGCCAGTCAGCATTACGGCGATTATTGGGATTATCGTTCTTGTCGGAATCGTCGTGAACAATGCCATCGTCCTGGTTGATTATATCAATCAGCGAAAACTGGCCGGGATGAAGAGCATGGATGCGATCGTCAGAGGCGTGAAAGACAGAGCCAGACCGATCCTCATGACCGCATCAACGACGATTCTTGCGCTCTTCCCACTTGCTCTTGGTTTTGGTGAAGGAAGTGAGATTCAGCAACCGATGGCCATCACTGTCATTGGCGGCATGATCAGTGCGACATTCCTGACGCTGTTCCTGATCCCGGTGCTTTACAGTTTCCTGGATAAGGATACACGCTATCTGAACAGAAAATATATGACGCCGGACGGTCAACTTGTGCCCGCTTATCTCCTCGAGGAAGCCTATACGGCCGATCAGGGGAGTGAACGGAAACATTTTCCTCCAAGGTCCGAAGCGGTCCCGCAGACGAGACCTGAACCGGCCTCTGACTTCAGTGATTTTTACCGGCCAGCAAAAGAACGACCGGTAAAGGAAGACCGCCTTTCTGAGACCTGGTATGACGAAACGGATCAAAAAGATCCGTTCCCTCAACCAGAACCGGACTCTAATGAGCGCGGGTACGAAGAGGAACCGTTTATGTATGAAGATGGCATTGCCGATAAGCTTCCGCCGAGAAAGGCAAGACATTCGGACAGAGAAATCAGTAATGAAGATATTATGAAGCTTTTGCAAGAGTTGAAAGAACGGGATAACCGAAACGATCGTAACAAATAA
- a CDS encoding pyroglutamyl-peptidase I codes for MIVSGFEVFGGLNKNPTLDILKDLKENPPPGVDLYTIALPVEYDACFEPLESLVDDFRPDSVIALGVAAGRSSVQPERIGINIEDTGGEGRMGDNRGNTPVDRKIRGDGPDGYFSTLPNRKIIKAIREQGIPSDLSNSAGTFICNAVLYRLMDKLIREERGVPAGFIHVPATPDMVPSSSGMPSMHQADLNEAVRTAIQVIKEAEEG; via the coding sequence ATGATCGTCAGTGGCTTTGAGGTTTTTGGAGGACTGAATAAAAACCCGACCCTTGATATCCTTAAAGATTTGAAGGAGAATCCCCCACCAGGAGTGGACCTGTATACAATTGCGTTGCCTGTTGAATATGATGCATGCTTTGAGCCTTTGGAGAGCCTGGTTGACGACTTCAGACCCGATTCTGTGATCGCTCTTGGTGTTGCAGCCGGTCGCAGTTCGGTTCAACCTGAACGGATCGGCATCAATATTGAAGACACAGGCGGCGAAGGTCGAATGGGCGATAACAGAGGCAATACACCCGTTGACAGGAAGATCCGGGGGGACGGGCCAGACGGCTATTTTTCCACATTGCCAAACCGAAAAATCATCAAGGCAATACGTGAACAGGGTATCCCGTCTGATTTATCCAATTCCGCCGGTACATTCATCTGTAATGCAGTCTTGTACCGATTAATGGATAAACTGATCAGAGAAGAAAGGGGCGTACCTGCCGGCTTTATTCATGTACCAGCGACGCCGGACATGGTTCCCTCTTCTTCCGGAATGCCTTCCATGCATCAGGCGGATTTGAACGAAGCCGTTCGCACTGCGATTCAGGTTATCAAGGAAGCTGAGGAAGGCTGA
- a CDS encoding EAL domain-containing protein has product MEGCIHCQRNVLIEDGGTLIIATDQQKNAQAYSDILSKYRIQNQVKNAYIHIEYDLIVQVQAVTALLDDHIEEKDKERMRGNIVVEKDLPDFVHFPLYPYKELEYRIRYPQYVNIIQNKRFTSHMQPIFCTKEGSVYGYEFLLRPSDDAYPFFPGELFSFSQRSGMQSMLDSHARINAIRTGSERLKDEKIFINFLPSSIYDPAHCLKSTFEAANTYNVNPERLVFEVVETEKIVDVAHLKNIFYHYQNAGVKVALDDIGTGYATIDMLKQLNPDYAKIDRSLIQDCHQHPDKIARIQAISEVAKAQGTLLLGEGIETKEEYETVKSLVDYTQGYYFAKPQAEPFAG; this is encoded by the coding sequence ATGGAAGGATGTATTCATTGTCAGCGAAATGTCCTGATTGAAGACGGGGGAACCTTGATCATAGCGACAGATCAGCAGAAAAATGCACAAGCATATAGTGACATACTCAGCAAGTATCGCATTCAAAATCAAGTCAAAAACGCATATATTCATATCGAGTATGATTTAATCGTTCAAGTGCAAGCCGTTACGGCTCTCCTGGACGATCATATTGAAGAGAAGGATAAGGAGAGGATGCGGGGGAACATTGTCGTTGAAAAAGATCTCCCTGACTTTGTTCACTTCCCGCTCTATCCTTACAAAGAACTTGAATATCGAATCCGTTATCCTCAATATGTGAATATTATTCAAAATAAACGCTTCACCTCTCATATGCAACCGATTTTTTGCACGAAAGAGGGGAGTGTATACGGCTATGAATTTCTTCTTCGTCCGTCAGACGATGCTTATCCTTTCTTCCCTGGAGAGTTGTTTTCTTTTTCACAACGTTCCGGTATGCAATCGATGCTTGACAGCCATGCGAGGATCAATGCAATCAGGACCGGTTCGGAGCGACTGAAAGACGAAAAGATTTTCATCAATTTTCTTCCTTCCTCCATTTATGATCCTGCTCATTGTCTCAAAAGCACATTTGAAGCAGCGAACACGTACAATGTTAATCCGGAAAGACTTGTTTTTGAAGTGGTTGAGACGGAGAAGATCGTGGATGTCGCTCACCTGAAGAATATTTTTTATCATTATCAGAACGCCGGAGTCAAGGTGGCTCTTGATGATATCGGTACCGGGTATGCGACGATAGACATGTTGAAACAGCTTAATCCGGACTATGCGAAAATTGACCGGTCGCTGATTCAAGACTGTCATCAACATCCGGACAAGATCGCCCGGATTCAAGCTATCAGCGAAGTCGCCAAGGCGCAGGGAACGTTGCTTCTTGGAGAAGGAATTGAGACGAAAGAGGAGTACGAGACGGTAAAATCTCTCGTGGATTACACACAAGGATATTATTTTGCGAAGCCGCAGGCAGAACCTTTTGCAGGTTGA
- a CDS encoding NAD(P)H-dependent oxidoreductase produces MSHKLIVFMHSSAETFNGAILRQVTGIFDEQQVSYDVRMLHELSFDPVLSLEDYQNSLEGHYSAFMEQEHEYWRKADEIIVLFPLWWGFFPALGKGYLDQVLSYGFAYELEGESPIAAALKDKQMSIILTSGSPYEEMKANGLHDQLIDTIDRTIIQFCGMTMNRVVHLGDVIQANDQEKQAMFRQVRETFSK; encoded by the coding sequence GTGAGTCATAAACTGATTGTCTTTATGCATTCTTCGGCGGAAACATTTAATGGTGCGATTTTGCGTCAGGTTACCGGCATCTTTGATGAACAGCAGGTCAGCTATGATGTGCGGATGCTTCATGAACTGTCTTTTGATCCGGTGCTTTCCCTTGAGGATTATCAGAATTCTTTGGAAGGACACTATTCAGCATTTATGGAGCAAGAGCATGAGTACTGGAGAAAGGCTGATGAAATCATCGTGCTTTTCCCGCTGTGGTGGGGGTTCTTCCCAGCACTTGGAAAAGGTTATCTCGATCAGGTTTTAAGCTATGGCTTTGCTTATGAGCTTGAAGGCGAATCACCAATCGCAGCAGCTCTTAAAGATAAACAGATGTCAATCATACTGACATCCGGATCACCCTATGAGGAAATGAAGGCAAATGGTCTTCACGATCAGCTCATTGACACCATTGACCGTACGATTATTCAATTTTGCGGCATGACAATGAACCGGGTTGTCCACTTGGGTGATGTGATTCAGGCGAACGACCAGGAAAAACAAGCAATGTTTCGACAGGTGCGTGAAACGTTCTCCAAATGA
- a CDS encoding Crp/Fnr family transcriptional regulator gives MTSHKKAIRKGSFASVIGEDAFFNLIEKGTVVKAVESDVLFHEGGTADHIYIILEGQVRLCKTSSEGKLFFFQKKNQYDLLGELSLFNGLNYHFTAEAIENTELIRFERQELEKLFAESKTFSTGFMKWVGNQNQMMMAQFRDLVFCGKQGAVFSILVRLSNEYGQKVDSGVLINQKITNQELANYVGATRESINRILKRLINDGILSVNTKYITIHQLDYLKEHLRCDCCPYEACTI, from the coding sequence ATGACGAGTCACAAAAAAGCCATAAGGAAAGGTTCCTTTGCATCTGTCATAGGCGAGGATGCTTTCTTTAACCTCATCGAAAAAGGGACGGTCGTAAAGGCCGTTGAGTCCGATGTCCTCTTTCATGAAGGCGGTACCGCTGACCACATCTACATCATTCTTGAAGGTCAGGTCCGTCTGTGCAAAACATCCTCTGAAGGAAAACTGTTTTTCTTTCAAAAAAAGAACCAGTATGACCTCCTTGGAGAGCTGAGCCTGTTTAATGGCTTAAACTATCATTTTACTGCTGAAGCGATTGAAAACACTGAACTGATCCGCTTTGAACGTCAGGAACTTGAGAAACTGTTCGCCGAGTCTAAAACCTTTTCCACCGGTTTTATGAAATGGGTCGGAAACCAGAATCAAATGATGATGGCCCAGTTCCGCGATCTGGTATTCTGCGGTAAGCAGGGTGCGGTATTCTCGATTCTCGTTCGACTCAGTAATGAGTATGGTCAAAAAGTCGACAGCGGCGTTCTCATCAATCAAAAAATAACGAATCAGGAGCTGGCAAACTATGTGGGTGCGACCCGCGAAAGCATTAATCGAATTCTGAAGCGGCTCATTAACGACGGGATCCTATCCGTCAACACGAAATACATCACGATACATCAGTTGGATTATTTAAAAGAACATTTGCGGTGTGATTGCTGTCCATATGAAGCATGTACCATCTAA
- a CDS encoding MarR family winged helix-turn-helix transcriptional regulator, whose translation MKESIISSIEQRVFDIMLDFNNEFGCEMDQTLTSNQQLLLYLVTEKEVKQVKHLAAAMNISASAVSQMITKLEAQDIIIREIDPDNRRNTVLKTGEKGKQMMKEMEIKRTAIVAKYLKRLKTDDLEQLDAIMKRLYAIIQQEKRGNQS comes from the coding sequence ATGAAAGAATCCATCATTTCCAGTATTGAACAGCGTGTCTTTGATATCATGCTTGACTTTAATAACGAATTCGGATGTGAGATGGATCAAACGCTGACATCCAATCAGCAACTGCTTCTTTATCTCGTAACAGAAAAAGAAGTGAAACAAGTGAAACATTTGGCTGCAGCGATGAATATTTCCGCAAGTGCGGTCAGTCAAATGATCACGAAACTTGAAGCACAGGATATCATCATCCGTGAGATTGATCCTGATAACCGGAGAAATACAGTCTTAAAAACCGGTGAAAAAGGGAAACAGATGATGAAAGAAATGGAAATCAAGCGGACTGCGATTGTTGCTAAATATTTAAAACGGCTCAAGACAGATGATCTAGAGCAGCTCGATGCAATTATGAAACGTTTATACGCTATTATTCAACAGGAAAAGAGAGGGAATCAGTCATGA